The following nucleotide sequence is from Archocentrus centrarchus isolate MPI-CPG fArcCen1 chromosome 18, fArcCen1, whole genome shotgun sequence.
AAATGGGGAATATACAAAATCTCAGTCTTCATTTTCTCTTggtttattataaataaactaATTTTTGCTCTCTTTGGCCATTTTGAgtttatttcattattaaaatTTGGGAATCAGATAACAAActgtaaaatacttttttattgCCTGTAGAAATGCCAGTCAGAAACCCAGTCCTGATGAGTGTCCTGGGTGATGTTAATGTTTTCATTGTGGTGTTAATAACTGGTCTGGTTgccaaaataacaaaattatggACAGTTAGAGTAAGAACTTATTTGCtatattatttttaacactAATTCTTAAAAGAAATTTACATCATTAAATAGCAGAATCTCAGATGTATATTTACCAAACACATATATTTTGTTCTTGAAGTCGAagacttatttttaaatacttttcattattttctgacATATGAACAATACGCTCCATAATTTCTTGGACAGTTTTGCAACAACAGAATTTACCTCAAACAATCTTTATTTGATTGAAGTttagactttcagctttatttcaggagttttgaaaaaaaaaatgccttaacTCTTTTggcattacagacatttttatacacagttcaGCATGTTCAGAGACTCAAAATTAATTGTATAACCTAATGTAatttaacatcattttaaaccaAATTATTTGATTGTACTTAGATTAAAATCTGCACATCAGTCATTATTGATTGTTTTAAAACCCAGTGTTGTTTTGCATCAAGACTTCAAGATATGAAATAAGTAACGATTAATTTGAACTGGGAAAAATGCAAAGCTGCCTCAACAGTGATAAAGAATcaagagctggaaatgaggacAATGGGtcccctttaatttttttttaaaaattatcatATTAATTTTTAGTGTTCCTGATACAACAATCCATGTGACTGACTTTTATTTACAGAATCTGGACTTGATTTTAAGGATTTAGCACTGAGTTTGCACAGAACAACAGGGATGACTGCAGAAGAAAGAATGAGAAGAATGAGACTGCAGATGCAAGCAGGAGAAATGAGATTCCCCCAAAGGGTGACTGAGTTCTCCCTTAGTCATgcagtgaggagtgcagtcagtcaggaggggctcagaataGAACTGCTACTCCTCACATTGAAAGGAGTCAAGTTGAGGCATTTGACCACGATGCCCTAACCACCTCAACTGGACctggataagcagcagaaaatgattGTGTCATAGAGTGCAGTCAAAACAGGCAGGTTGCAGACTTGGAAGTCAGGACGTGCTGAAGTCTTTTCCAAACGCAGAGTATTGAGAGCTGACTGGAATGAAGAAACACAATCTGGGAACATAAGAGGAATATAGAACTTGAGTAGAGCACAGCACTAAGTATGAGGGAAAATGCAACAAAGAGGaaagggaaatgcagacaatttaTACACAAGGTAAAGAGGGGAGAGGAAACAGGTCAGAAACACAGTGGGAACAAATCAGTAATAATGAGACAGAGGAAGTCAAACTACAAAGTACAAGACAAAAGaccaccaaagtaaaacaggaagtaacagatAATAGACCCACACATCCGAACctgacagaaacaaaagacaaacacagagccAAGACTGAAGGAACAATCAACAACTATAATCAACAGCTAACTAAACTCATAAGCACAAGGTAAGTGAACAGCATCAACCACAGAAAACAGTTACCACAATAAACAAGAAACAACTGAGCAAGAAACAAGTTaatttgacagagaacagaaggaCTAGACAAGGGGAACATGGAAAGACAAAGGGCCAAAGCAGATGAGACTGGAACACCTAGAAACACAAAAGTGGACTGGCTAGAAGCCAGGTCAACAGAAACTAAAACTTATATGAACTGAAACTCTGAGGAATAAGCTAAATCCACAAAGTGCCACAGTGGAGGTACTAAAGAATGACTGATACAACCATAACATAAACATAAGTCATTCACAAAATACAAGGATACGTTAAACCCAGGgaccatggatggatggatggatggaagtttacTTGGTACTGAAGCAAAAAATAATTGTCCACTGCGAGAGAGggagtgttttatttttgtactgtatttgtttttgttatgtgcAGTTTAATATTTTGCAACCTATAATAGTTTGCTTTGACTCATTGACACCCCAGACTTcctgattaaataaatgttaaataaataaaaccttgtGATTTGCCCCACTGccacccatccatcctcctGTTATGGACTTTTCATAAGTGTTAAATATTGCTGTGGTCAGCGCATCTATCTTatcatcttatctcaaagaccttatagtcccatatagtaccatatcaccccaacagagcacttcgctctcagactgctggcttacttgtggttgctaggatacttaagagtagaatgggaggcagagccttcagctttcagtcgcctcttctgtggaaccagctcccagcttggattcgggagacagacaccctctctatttttaagattaggcttaaaactttcctttatgatcaagcttatagttagggctggatcaggtgaccctgaaccatcccctagttatgctgctataggcctaggctgctgggggttcccataatgcactgtttcttctcattcaccttatttactttgttgatactccactctgcatttaatcattaattgttattaatctctggctctcatccacagcatgtctttttttctctcccctcagcccaaccggtcgcggcagatgactgcccctccctgagcctggttctgctggaggtttcttcctgttaaaagggagtttttccttcctgctgtcgccaagtgctgctcatagggggtcgttttgactgttgggttttctctctattattgtagggtctttacccacaatacaaagcgccttgaggcaactgtttgttgtgatttggcgctatataaataaaattgaattgaactgaattgaatctaaGAGGCAAAGGATACCTCGTGAGGATTTGCATAATGTCAGCAGATGTCTGAcaaagctgctgctcactgaatgTGAGCATGCTGAATGACCTGAAGATCAGTGGTTTCAGAACTTTGAGAGTTTGGTACCAGTGATCACGCCGCAGTCAGAGATGATTATATAAATGTTTCGCcgtatgattggctgattggattGAACCATAAATAGGCAAAGGGACAGTAATAAGTGCTTGGTGAGTGTGCTGTGAGTCACAGTTCATGGTCAGGAAGGAGATCCACTGTTGCAAGTCTTCTTCAGAGACAGTGGAGACTGGTTCAGTCAGTTCACTTGGACAAGCTGCTCAGACTGTGTGTGCTCCTATCTGCAAGACAAACAGATGAGTTTACAACCTCAAGGTAAATACTGTTGGTCACACTTAACTGGCTTCAGTCTTGCACAAAGTCGGATCACTGCTCTCTATTGTAGCACGGTGACACATAATTTAGTTCTGTTACACCTTTCAAGATGTGAACACACACCAAAACCACACCAGGCAAAGACTTGACACTAACATACATTTAAAACTACAAAGTTTTGTCTCACGTCCACCTCTTCTTAACGTCAGTAAAGAGTTCTTTTACTGATGGCACAAAGTCGGCTTTAATGTGGAATGTAGAAGCTTACAGTTACTATTGTTACAGCCTTTATGATAATACTCCACCACCGTCAAactaaaatacaacataaacTTCAATGAGAGAGTGCAAAGTGTAATATAAAGACATAAAATGATATGTAGAATATCAAACACACCTCACTGGCTGACCCCTGCTTAGAGGTAGAAATGAAGTTCAAATAATTTTAAGCACTCAAACTCTGTGAACTTAAATTGGCCTCACCAGGGGTGTACTGTACATCTCTTTTAGGTGCCCAAGAGGAACCAACATCCTGCATATTAGTTCCTACCAAgaaatttcaaaaataaatgtcctAATGACACAAAAAGTAtgaataatgcaaaataaaatacgTAATCTGAAATTATGGCAGTAATACTTACTATCATTATTCCAGTAGGTATCATTGGCCAGACAaggtttctgctgcttttcctgATGATGTCATTAATTCGCAGGGTGTGCACATTCATGCCCGTGTGCATTTTATGGAGCTACTGGCTTAATATCATGTTAATTAACAGTAACATCACTGCACAAGTAACTGTTTATAGATTACTAAGGAAAAGGTAGACTTTCACTTTTGAGAATTATTTAGTGCTATAGTCAAACATGTTGAATGACTGCTTAACTATAGCACATATGtagtatatacagtactgtatacaGTAGTATGACTATAGTTTTGAATGTGGAGTCAGTACTCTACTTTTGAGCCATGTTAGCAGCTTCAAAATCAACAGAGAACCTCAACTAATGATTTACATCAGGAATATTTGTTCTGTAGCATTATTGACATACCTATGGctcaacattaaaaaatagTGCTTGAACCTTTGAAAAAATTCTAAAATGCCATTAACATAACAATAATCTGTTTTTCTTACAGCTGCCAGTTTGCAGCTGTTCTCCTAAAAGCACTGCCACTGTCAGTCTGAGCTACTGTACATATCAAAGATCAGCCCGCCTCTTTATGTAGAGATCACTTTTACTGGAGCACAGTTCAGTTACAGTTGATTGTCGTGGTGGTACACACAATGGTGAACTTTACCTTGATGCTAGTTTTGCTCTGCACCTTCAGTAAGTACGCCTATCCCTTTTTTTGTTCTCGTACAACAGTTTGTTCTGTTGAATAATCCAGCAGAACTAAATATTGTATCCAGTTAAATCACAACATAATTCATAGGTTTTGTCTGGTTCCTGTGGAATTTGAAGTTTAGGAATAATTGTTGTTTGTTTCAGGTTGGATCTCGTCCTCGCTCGCACAGTTTTACACTGTGGAGGTTCAGCCTGGTGAAGATGTCACACTGCGCTGCTCCAACTTGACCAGTATTCTCTCTAATCTATTCTggttcaaactgaacagcagtcCCAGTGCCAGCTGCATTTCATCTatgtgcagctctgatagcAATGTTTCTTTCTGTGATGGATTTCAAAATGGCAAATTTAGCATGACATCCAACAccactgagctgtttctcaGTATCAAACAAGTGGATCTATCAGACTCTGGACTGTATTTCTGTGGGGAGAAAAACAATGGAAATTCAGCATTTACAAAtggaacattttcatttttgaaagtTCAAGGTAAGcaatgctgttgtttttgtcataaaaaaaagaaaaaaaaaaacaggcagtttACTATataaagttttaatttaaattttccattttctaGAAGCGTCTGATGGATCAACACATCTGCTGTGTGTGATCCTGGGCAGTTTAATTGTGTTCCTTCTACTGCTCATCATTACTGTGACTGTCAAAATCAGGAAATTTCATAAAGGtatttatttgatttcatttacaCTGCCCGTTCAAAGGTTTGGCACAAATACCTGAcaggtttgtatttttttttctgtcctttagCTCAAGTTGATGGACAGAATTTACAACACAGTGAGGTAATCTATTTTGATTTTAGATTTATGAGGGATAATAAAGAAATCCACCTTGAGCCCACTGAGGGTTGTGGtcgggtttttgttttttaagccatGTTGAATACGCATGATTTCAAAAACTAGAAAATATTACAGATTAAGTCTCATGTTCATTTTGGCATCGCAGTTTTTCTGTCAACGTTTTCTATTTGGTTGTTCCCAATCAGTCAATCAGTGAAAATTCAATAAAAGGAGTGGATAATATTCTAACCTCAACCCTGGTTGATGTTAACATGTTATTTTTGGATTAGTTACTTTAAACTTTTTCAATTACAGATTGTGGAATCTGATGCCATGAACTATGCAGCAGTGAGTTTCCATCCCAATGCTAAAATCAGAAAACCTGCAGCACAAAGAGAGCTGGAGCCAAATGTGGTGTATGCTGCTACCAGATAGACTCACAAAGCAAGAGAAACAGCAGCTCAGAGTGGAGCTTAATCTGCTTGTGGGGGGGTTGTACAGTCGGTGTATGGGAAGAGTTCACTGCTTTcagaaaatctctttttttgtaataaagaTTTATGcaaaatttgtgcaactgttgTAACTATTTAAATTCTTACTTTCTAACTGTCTGTCAGATAATTTCATCTTTATCTGAGAGCAAAACCATGTGTGTGACGATGGAGTCCATTTGGACTTAATTGATAAACCAGGTTATCTTCTAGCTGTGAGTAATATTCTGCTGTAGTATATTGAAACGAGCAGTTTAGATCTTCAGCCTTCCCATCTGTATCAACTTTGCAGATATGCCTTCAGAGCCAAATTCACTTTGTGATGGATTTTAAATGGGGAATATACAAAATCTCAATTGTCTTCATTTTCTCTTGGTTTATTGTAAATAAACTAATTTTTGCTCTCTTTGGTCATTTTGAgtttatttcattattaaaatTTAGGAATCAGATAACAAActgtaaaatactttttttattgcttGAAGAAATGCCAGTCAGAAACCCAGTCCTGATGAGTGTCCTGGGTGATGTTAATGTTTTCATTGTGGTGTTAATCACTGGTCTGGTTGCCAAAATAACAAAATCATGGACAGTTAGAAGAACAAGAACCTATTTTCTATATTCTTTAAAGAAACTGATATCATTAAATAGAAGAATCTCAGATGTATATTTACCAAACTGGATTTGAATCTGACAGTGCTACTGATAAATAATTATCAAGGTACATAATTTTTAGCTGGAAATATTGAGCCgaataaacaaagcaaagagGTGTTTGCATATGGAATTATTTTACTCCAAAGGAAACTAAAGGACAAAAACCATACGGTATGTATAGCGCAAAATTAAACATGTATATTTTGTACTTAGAGTTGAagacttatttttaaatacttttcattttttctgacatataaaCAGCACGCTCCATAATTTCTTGAACAAAGACAGTTTTGACACGGAAGTTTAGACTTTCAGCTTAATTTCAGGCGTTTTGGCTCTGCGGGGTGTCAGATGGTTCTCAGGCGCCTGGGACCCTGCTGCCAGAGTGCTCAGGGGACTGGCCTCTGGGGGGATGGCTTCCTGTCACCTCTGGTTCTCTAGGACCCTTGGTCCTTGGCTggggggggctccatctgggacctccctctcccttctgctggggtgggcgTGCAGTTGTTGTTGGAATGTGTGGCCGCGGGTCTttgtggctcttgatgggctgcgggcAGCCTGGGTTTCCTGggtctctctctgcctgcctctgatTTCTGATGGGCGGAGCTGCCTGTCAAGTCTGGcataaatatatgtatgtgaaaaataacacaaataaataaatcaaataaaagggcaaacattaaaaacacgaACATATAGAGAATCTATAAagctcatcttgaaagagcaaatatgtttggcacaacagtgcattcagatcacaattatACTTAaaaaatctgccagacatgagagactttaaaaaaaaaaaaaaagaaaatccatgtGACTTACTTTTATTTACAGAATCTGGACTCAGTTGATTTAAGGACGTAGCACTGAGTTTGCACAGAACAGGAAGCAGGACGACTGCAGCAGGGTTGAAAACAAGGAAGACGTGGTGTATTCTTCAGCTTTCTGTATCAGAgtcaacacaaaaacaaaagtcttGATGTCTCcagagagttaaaaaaaatcacacctgtTGATGTGAAGACACAGTATATTATATTTGTCCTTTATTAGTGAACAAGCTTGTAGATGCAATTCAAACTTCTCTAAAGCTAAAGCTGCATCACCATACAGTTACCTGAGAGTTTGTCACAGGTCACACTTACCTAGGCTCCCACCACCAGTTCTGCTCTACAAAGTGCATCAGTCTTTCAGACTTGTGAAAAGATGTTTGCAGCAGTGTGACACTTTCTCAGCCTAAAGCAAAAGCATGTACTCTGCATTAGGCGGCACATTTTGTGAACACTCATAGCAGGAGCAGCTCCCACCAATCTGCACTTTGTCTTTGCAGTACAAAGCTGACTTCATAAACTTCAGTCTGCTAtgagaacaaaaataaattcaccTGCATCTGAAAACGAAAGCTACATTGTAACGCAAAAAAATACATCATCTTGGTTTGTCACTGTAACCGCCTGACCTAGTGTAGTATGGCAGACCTGTAAAAAGCCTGTAAAAACAACAGTTGTATTGaggccttgaggcaactgtttgtggCAATTTGGCGctacacaaataaaattgaactgaactgaattgagtcAGATGTGGtttagattaaattaaaaaggtGGACAGCCACTCTCACAAAGTAACCTATTTGTACAATATATTGCTTCATTGTGCGAGAAAGTCAAAGAAACTTTCTCTGCAGTTGCCACACTTTACAAAGTCATCCAGTGGGCTGGATCCTGTTGGGAGGACGTTGTATGTCTGATAGCCCTGCCTTAAGTCATTTGGGAAAGAAGGTTATTgcaaccatagactgtatataaatgatatcatgtcaccatgatgtcacccactgaatTCTGGACTCTACATATTGAAgcctctgtgttttgtgttcttgctTCCACCATGCTTGTTTTTGAAGCCTGAAGTGACCACATGTACACAAGAGCGTTGTGATAATTTATCAGCTAGTGCTAGCTTGGCTTTGCTAACAAGCCGTATTCATAGATTTCATGGGGGTACGGTACCTCATACAAAGTCATAATATTTatcagataattccattaaaaatgctccaacaggAGGGACATGGACGTGGAGAGGTCTGCTGCAGTAGTGCCAGGTGAGGGCTAAGCGATAGCTACAGTAGCTACCAGCTGCGCTGACAtgcctgtcaatcaaagtgAACATAACCCTAGTTTTATTCCTTAACAGTATCTAAATGAATGAGTTATGAATTTTCAGCACCAGAGTTTGCTCTGCTCTCTTACGATTTATATAGtagcgcagtgggtaggtgctcaccttgcaaccaGAGGGTTGGTGGTTCAAGTACctgtctgagcgcatgctgtcattgtgcccctgggcaagacacttaacctaCATtccctaagtgtgaatgtgtttggtggtggtcagaGGGGCCGTAGGCACAAATTGGCAGCCACACTTCTctctacattagtagcttacaaCCACCAAGTATGACTGGGGTgcgaatgaatagtgcatgaaattgtaaagtgtctttgagtaccttgaaaagtgctatataaatctaAGGCATTATTatgattaattcaattcaattcaattcaattttatttatatagcgccaaatcacaacaaactgtcgcctcaaggcgctttgtattgtgggtaaagaccctacaataatacagagaaaacccaacagtcaaaacgaccccctatgagcagcacttggcgacagtggaaaggaaaaactgtcatggccggggaggaaatggacgaggaatggctgacacgaaggactccagaagtcagcgtaacataaaagggatttatttcaacggggaaaaaacaaatacaaaaaccgtggaagggagacgacgggcagacacagggaacacaggaacacaagaacacaggaatacaggaacacacggacacacaacgtcaacgacgcaacagagaacaaaacaaaactgagggcttaagtacacactgggtaatcagggcaagaggaaacagcagggaacaacaggtgaggcaaatgaaactaattacacaggggaagcaaagctgaacacaaagcacaggaaaaccagactgtcaaaataaacaggaagtgacaaaccaaggaacatactgactaaacacggggaacaggcacagactcaggacagagacgcagacatatcacaacactaggaaataaactaacacaaaacgctgggccaacggcccaggacatgacagtaccccccccctcaaaggccggctcccgacggccaaaaccagaaaacaaaaccagacaagggcgggaggcgggggaccaggagggagggcccgaaacaaaaacaaagacagggagcaaaacagaaatcacagggcgtgaacaaaacaaatcaaacccgtacaggaagaaaacaaaaacacaggaccagaacaaaaggcgacggcacaaggccggagacagtccaaaacagggggtcgaaacaaggaacagtccaggagctatgacaaaacaaaaaacagcaggggaaaaaacagtccacagttcaggggagtcagtgggaaatccaaaaacaaaaaacacacagttcaggaggccgcagaggccaaggggccacaaagcaaaatcccaacgagggaggccgaccgcgctcccagcggcggcggcgacgaggacgagaaggaatcactggaggccgaccgcgctcccagcggcggcggcgacgacgagggggagtcactggaggccgaccgcgctcccagcggcggcggcgacgacgagggggagtcactggaggccgaccgcgcgcccagcggcggcggcgacgacgaggaggagtcactggaggccgaccgcgctcccagcggcggcggcgacgacgaggaggagtcactggaggccgaccacgctcccagcggtggcggcgacggggagcaggcaccggaggctgaccgtgcttccagcggcggcggcggagacgcggagaagacactggaggccgaccgcgcggcatgcggcggcgacgaggaggggtcactggaggccgaccgcgctcccagcggtggcggcgccgaggaggggtcactggaggccgcccgcggggcgtgcggcggcggcgacgggcagcagacactggaggccgaccgcggggcgtgcggcggcggagaagggcgaccccgggctctggtggggaaccctcgggtgacgtggagcgctcggactgagcgggacccccagGCTCGGagggctcggactgagcgggaccccctggctcggactgagcggagacccccatcggctcggactgagcgggaccctctggcgcggagcgctcggactgagcggagacccccatcggctcggactgagcgggacccccgggctcggactgagcggagacccccatcggctcggactgagcggggccccccatcggctcggactgagcggggccctctggcgcggggcgctcggactgagcggagacccccaccggctcggactgagcggggcccatgggctgaacggggcctacatagtgaggcaccggatgcgtaggctgggaccgcggaacagggcacactgctactttattgagcagcaggggctgctcggggactAGCCGGGAGACGacgggctgcgtggaagcaggccgggagacgactggctgcgtggaagcaggccgggagacgactggctgcgtggaagcaggccgggagacgactggctgcgtggaagcaggccgggagacgactggctgcgtggaagcaggccgggagacgactggctgcgtggaagcaggccgggagacgactggctgcgtggaagctggccgggagacgactggctgcgtggaagcaggccgggagacgactggctgcgtggaagcag
It contains:
- the LOC115797439 gene encoding uncharacterized protein LOC115797439; this encodes MVNFTLMLVLLCWISSSLAQFYTVEVQPGEDVTLRCSNLTSILSNLFWFKLNSSPSASCISSMCSSDSNVSFCDGFQNGKFSMTSNTTELFLSIKQVDLSDSGLYFCGEKNNGNSAFTNGTFSFLKVQEASDGSTHLLCVILGSLIVFLLLLIITVTVKIRKFHKAQVDGQNLQHSEIVESDAMNYAAVSFHPNAKIRKPAAQRELEPNVVYAATR